The window GAAGATGTTCGACGTGTAAACAATCAGCGGCTCTCTGGTGATGCCAAAGATGGCCGGTACGGAATCGATCGCAAAAACGATGTCTGACACCTCGATAAAGATCAGGCCGAGTAGTAGCGGGGTGGCATAAATTCTGCCATCTATCCGTTTAAAAAAGCTCTGGCCATGGATCTCCGGAGTGACAGGCAGCACACGCTGGACCCACTTGATGATCGGATTATCTGCCGGATTTGGATCCTCATCCTGACTGAAGATCATCTTGATCCCCGTGAAAATCAGGAACACACCGACCAACATCATCACCCAGTGAAACTTCAGCAAAGCGGCACCGAGGGCGATGAAAATCCCCCTAAATACTAGGGCGCCCATAATGCCAAAAAAGAGGACACGATGCTGATAGATGGACGGTACCGCAAAGAAAGAAAAGACCACGACAAACACAAAAATGTTGTCCACGGCCAACGACTTTTCGATGATGAATCCAGTTAAGAACTCAAGAGCCACGCGGCTCGCCGCCGTATCCGGCGTCATACCCGTGGCTGCGGCCATGGCCGCATCGCTAGAAAACTTATGATGCACATAGGCATAAAGCCCCGCATTGAACAGCAGTGCTAAGCTCACCCACACCACACTCCACCCGGCCGATTCGCGGATGGATACGGCTCGCGCATGGCGATGGAAGACGCCAAGGTCGATCACCAGCAGCATCAGCACAAAGGCAGTGAAGGCTAGGTAAAACCACCAATAGTCAGCGAATGGAAAAATTACTGTCGGCACCGTCTAGTCCTAAGGCATATATTGAATGGTCACTGAGTATACCATCGAGGATCGGAGGCGTATGCACCGCGACGCCCGTCACCTGAGGTCCAAATGACAAAGAGTGTACTAGTTCTTTTAGGTAATCAATTGTTTCCAAAATCTGCCTTGGCAGCATTTCGGAATCAACCCGTTTATATGGCCGAGGATCTCGGACTTTGCACCTATTTTCGTTTCCATAAGGCTAAGATTGCCCTGTTCCTCGCAGCCATGAGG of the Deltaproteobacteria bacterium genome contains:
- a CDS encoding TerC family protein, which translates into the protein MPTVIFPFADYWWFYLAFTAFVLMLLVIDLGVFHRHARAVSIRESAGWSVVWVSLALLFNAGLYAYVHHKFSSDAAMAAATGMTPDTAASRVALEFLTGFIIEKSLAVDNIFVFVVVFSFFAVPSIYQHRVLFFGIMGALVFRGIFIALGAALLKFHWVMMLVGVFLIFTGIKMIFSQDEDPNPADNPIIKWVQRVLPVTPEIHGQSFFKRIDGRIYATPLLLGLIFIEVSDIVFAIDSVPAIFGITREPLIVYTSNIFAILGLRSLYFLLAGVVDKFHYLKYAIALILVFVGSKMTWISKVIGEELSMGWSLSIIGGFLAGGIVASLLATARQPNE